A genomic segment from Malus domestica chromosome 05, GDT2T_hap1 encodes:
- the LOC103408826 gene encoding transcription factor MYB4-like, translated as MAKRTRGCEKTVAVKKGPWSPEEDQKLVAYIQRYGIWNWSQMPKPAGLARSGKSCRLRWVNYLRPDIKRGNFSKDEEETILELHQAIGNRWSAIAARLPGRTDNEIKNHWNTHMKKRFEAAIESVHEEAKGFGDKEASKNKLSETEQLFLVDEATRASSSKMETTSSTSASSRLFCPVWEFGDRKGQIAEQSICASGVTFGDLQSLDSPVWQQEPIFPCDSYINHATSDYWVSLINKTG; from the exons ATGGCGAAAAGGACTCGGGGGTGTGAGAAGACGGTAGCTGTGAAGAAAGGTCCATGGAGTCCTGAGGAGGATCAAAAGTTGGTAGCTTACATTCAGAGATACGGAATTTGGAATTGGAGTCAGATGCCTAAACCAGCTG GTCTGGCTAGGTCCGGGAAGAGTTGTAGACTTCGTTGGGTGAATTACTTAAGGCCGGATATTAAGCGTGGGAACTTCAGCAAAGACGAAGAGGAAACCATACTCGAGTTGCATCAAGCAATAGGAAACCG ATGGTCTGCTATTGCAGCAAGACTTCCTGGAAGAACAGATAATGAGATTAAGAATCACTGGAACACCCACATGAAGAAACGCTTCGAGGCGGCAATTGAATCAGTACACGAAGAAGCAAAAGGATTCGGCGACAAAGAAGCCAGCAAGAACAAGTTATCTGAAACTGAACAACTGTTTCTTGTTGATGAAGCTACAAGGGCATCATCATCAAAGATGGAGACAACTTCTTCAACTTCAGCTTCATCAAGATTATTCTGTCCCGTTTGGGAATTCGGTGATCGAAAAGGCCAGATTGCAGAGCAAAGTATTTGTGCATCTGGTGTCACATTTGGTGACCTTCAAAGTTTGGATTCTCCGGTGTGGCAGCAAGAGCCTATATTTCCATGTGATTCCTACATTAATCATGCCACCAGCGATTACTGGGTCAGTTTAATCAATAAAACAGGATGA
- the LOC103408823 gene encoding G-type lectin S-receptor-like serine/threonine-protein kinase RKS1 isoform X1, translating into MAWASDRLILYCPRSCCDCAKGLIHASAKKMLLKALLVVSLLFPFCTSIDTIEMDQHVKDGDLLVSKENIFALGFFSPRNSSSRYVGIWYAQKDRKAVVWVANRNDPINDTSGVLTIDRYGRLLLYSNNMQNIPVWSTNVTVQTASTSCRAQLLDSGNLVIFRDNKSKNFMWQSFDYPTDTQLPGMKLGVNWNLGIEWVLTSWKSQDDPGTGEYTERLYSNQTATPQFFTFYKGLTPYWRAGTVDPRNFVSNQDEMYFFFKNDSTSIRSVLKDSGSLQILEWSNANREWKELWSAPKYRCDLYGECGANSKCSPDNFNFFGCECLPGYEPKSVNDWKMRNGSDGCVSKRVAVSKCRNGEGFMKVAQVKDPDTTKAARLEKGISVKECKQVCLSNCSCTAYMVIESEGPSDCLTWYGELLDILVHTQGGRDLHVRVDKIELAENSRNSKGFLRRRGMLAVLMLSVLLALVLMVALTCWRIRKQRKTKVEIEETRRHPEWQFFHLRTIIAATNNFSPVQKLGQGGFGTVYKGVLRNNQNIAVKRLSRTSGQGVEEFKNEVALIARFQHRNLVKLLGCCIKGEERMLVLEYLPNKSLDYFLFDHTKKSLLDWQKRFEIINGVARGVLYLHQDSRLRIIHRDLKTSNVLLDAEMNPKISDFGMARIFHGDQLQDTTNKVVGTYGYMSLEYAVFGRFSTKSDIFSFGVILLEIVSGKKNNGFYQADHFVNLIGHVWQLWSEDRALEIVDSSLESYAPDEAMRCIQVGLLCVEEESKNRPSMSAVVFMLSGEASAPSPQQPAFALRKNSCGDAVVPSVSEGSCSINDVTITKFEGR; encoded by the exons ATGGCTTGGGCCTCTGATCGTCTAATTCTCTATTGCCCTCGCAGTTGCTGTGATTGTGCCAAGGGTTTGATACATGCATCTGCCAAGAAAATGTTACTGAAAGCTTTGCTTGTTGTGTCCCTCCTCTTCCCATTTTGCACTTCCATTGACACCATAGAAATGGACCAACATGTAAAGGATGGTGATCTTCTGGTGTCCAAAGAAAACATCTTCGCATTAGGGTTCTTCAGCCCCAGAAACTCCAGCTCCAGGTACGTCGGAATTTGGTATGCTCAAAAAGATCGAAAGGCAGTGGTTTGGGTAGCAAACAGAAACGACCCCATCAACGATACCTCCGGTGTCCTAACTATAGACAGGTATGGGAGACTGCTTCTTTATTCTAACAATATGCAGAACATTCCTGTGTGGTCTACAAATGTGACGGTTCAAACTGCGAGCACTAGTTGCAGGGCTCAGCTTTTAGATTCTGGAAATTTAGTTATTTTCCGGGATAATAAAAGCAAAAACTTTATGTGGCAGAGTTTTGATTATCCTACAGATACTCAACTTCCGGGTATGAAACTAGGCGTGAATTGGAATTTGGGGATAGAATGGGTCTTAACATCTTGGAAGTCACAGGATGACCCTGGAACTGGGGAATACACCGAAAGGCTCTATTCCAATCAGACCGCCACCCCCcagttttttactttttataaaGGTTTGACTCCGTATTGGCGAGCTGGTACAGTGGACCCGCGTAATTTTGTCAGTAATCAGGACGAAAtgtatttcttttttaaaaacgATAGCACTTCAATAAGGTCGGTGTTGAAGGATTCTGGGTCACTGCAAATCCTCGAGTGGAGCAATGCGAATAGAGAATGGAAGGAACTATGGTCTGCGCCAAAATATCGGTGTGACCTGTATGGAGAGTGCGGTGCCAACAGCAAATGTAGCCCTgacaatttcaatttttttgggtGTGAGTGTCTGCCAGGGTATGAACCGAAGTCTGTCAATGATTGGAAGATGAGAAATGGTTCGGACGGGTGTGTGAGTAAACGAGTTGCGGTATCAAAGTGTAGGAACGGAGAAGGGTTCATGAAAGTGGCACAAGTTAAAGATCCAGACACAACGAAAGCAGCACGGCTGGAAAAAGGTATTAGTGTCAAAGAGTGTAAGCAGGTGTGCTTAAGCAATTGTTCTTGCACTGCATATATGGTCATAGAATCTGAAGGGCCCAGTGATTGCTTGACATGGTATGGTGAGTTGCTGGACATTTTAGTGCACACACAGGGAGGGCGAGATCTACATGTACGTGTGGACAAAATCGAATTAG CTGAAAATTCCAGAAACTCGAAAGGTTTTCTTAGAAGGAGGGGTATGCTGGCTGTTCTGATGTTGTCTGTTCTTCTAGCATTGGTACTGATGGTTGCGTTGACCTGTTGGAGGATTAGGAAACAGAGGAAGACAAAAG TTGAGATCGAAGAAACTAGGAGACATCCCGAATGGCAATTTTTCCATCTGAGAACGATAATTGCAGCTACAAACAACTTCTCTCCAGTCCAAAAACTTGGCCAAGGTGGTTTTGGCACTGTTTATAAG GGTGTGTTACGAAATAATCAGAATATTGCTGTAAAAAGATTATCCAGAACTTCAGGACAAGGAGTTGAAGAATTCAAAAATGAAGTTGCGCTGATAGCGAGATTTCAACACAGGAATCTTGTGAAACTTTTAGGCTGTTGCATAAAGGGAGAAGAAAGGATGTTAGTCCTGGAATACTTGCCGAACAAAAGCTTGGACTACTTTCTTTTCG ATCACACGAAAAAGTCCTTGCTGGATTGGCAAAAGCGATTCGAAATCATCAATGGGGTTGCTCGTGGGGTTTTGTatcttcaccaggattcaagaCTTAGGATTATTCACAGGGATCTAAAAACCAGCAATGTCCTTCTAGACGCTGAGATGAACCCAAAAATATCAGATTTCGGCATGGCAAGAATCTTCCATGGGGACCAACTCCAGGATACGACCAACAAAGTTGTCGGAACATA TGGCTATATGTCACTGGAGTATGCAGTATTTGGGAGATTTTCAACCAAATCGGACATTTTTAGTTTTGGGGTCATATTATTGGAGATTGTAAGTGGCAAGAAAAACAACGGTTTCTATCAAGCGGATCATTTCGTAAACTTAATAGGACAT GTTTGGCAGTTGTGGAGTGAAGACAGAGCCTTAGAAATTGTGGATTCGTCATTGGAGTCATACGCGCCCGACGAAGCCATGAGATGCATTCAGGTCGGGCTCTTGTGTGTCGAAGAAGAGTCGAAGAACAGACCATCCATGTCAGCTGTTGTTTTTATGTTGAGCGGCGAAGCATCTGCTCCATCTCCTCAGCAGCCTGCATTTGCCTTGAGAAAAAATTCATGCGGCGATGCTGTTGTTCCGTCAGTTTCCGAAGGATCGTGTTCTATCAACGATGTGACAATAACTAAATTCGAAGGTCGATAA
- the LOC103408823 gene encoding G-type lectin S-receptor-like serine/threonine-protein kinase RKS1 isoform X6 has protein sequence MAWASDRLILYCPRSCCDCAKGLIHASAKKMLLKALLVVSLLFPFCTSIDTIEMDQHVKDGDLLVSKENIFALGFFSPRNSSSRYVGIWYAQKDRKAVVWVANRNDPINDTSGVLTIDRYGRLLLYSNNMQNIPVWSTNVTVQTASTSCRAQLLDSGNLVIFRDNKSKNFMWQSFDYPTDTQLPGMKLGVNWNLGIEWVLTSWKSQDDPGTGEYTERLYSNQTATPQFFTFYKGLTPYWRAGTVDPRNFVSNQDEMYFFFKNDSTSIRSVLKDSGSLQILEWSNANREWKELWSAPKYRCDLYGECGANSKCSPDNFNFFGCECLPGYEPKSVNDWKMRNGSDGCVSKRVAVSKCRNGEGFMKVAQVKDPDTTKAARLEKGISVKECKQVCLSNCSCTAYMVIESEGPSDCLTWYGELLDILVHTQGGRDLHVRVDKIELAENSRNSKGFLRRRGMLAVLMLSVLLALVLMVALTCWRIRKQRKTKVEIEETRRHPEWQFFHLRTIIAATNNFSPVQKLGQGGFGTVYKGVLRNNQNIAVKRLSRTSGQGVEEFKNEVALIARFQHRNLVKLLGCCIKGEERMLVLEYLPNKSLDYFLFDHTKKSLLDWQKRFEIINGVARGVLYLHQDSRLRIIHRDLKTSNVLLDAEMNPKISDFGMARIFHGDQLQDTTNKVVGT, from the exons ATGGCTTGGGCCTCTGATCGTCTAATTCTCTATTGCCCTCGCAGTTGCTGTGATTGTGCCAAGGGTTTGATACATGCATCTGCCAAGAAAATGTTACTGAAAGCTTTGCTTGTTGTGTCCCTCCTCTTCCCATTTTGCACTTCCATTGACACCATAGAAATGGACCAACATGTAAAGGATGGTGATCTTCTGGTGTCCAAAGAAAACATCTTCGCATTAGGGTTCTTCAGCCCCAGAAACTCCAGCTCCAGGTACGTCGGAATTTGGTATGCTCAAAAAGATCGAAAGGCAGTGGTTTGGGTAGCAAACAGAAACGACCCCATCAACGATACCTCCGGTGTCCTAACTATAGACAGGTATGGGAGACTGCTTCTTTATTCTAACAATATGCAGAACATTCCTGTGTGGTCTACAAATGTGACGGTTCAAACTGCGAGCACTAGTTGCAGGGCTCAGCTTTTAGATTCTGGAAATTTAGTTATTTTCCGGGATAATAAAAGCAAAAACTTTATGTGGCAGAGTTTTGATTATCCTACAGATACTCAACTTCCGGGTATGAAACTAGGCGTGAATTGGAATTTGGGGATAGAATGGGTCTTAACATCTTGGAAGTCACAGGATGACCCTGGAACTGGGGAATACACCGAAAGGCTCTATTCCAATCAGACCGCCACCCCCcagttttttactttttataaaGGTTTGACTCCGTATTGGCGAGCTGGTACAGTGGACCCGCGTAATTTTGTCAGTAATCAGGACGAAAtgtatttcttttttaaaaacgATAGCACTTCAATAAGGTCGGTGTTGAAGGATTCTGGGTCACTGCAAATCCTCGAGTGGAGCAATGCGAATAGAGAATGGAAGGAACTATGGTCTGCGCCAAAATATCGGTGTGACCTGTATGGAGAGTGCGGTGCCAACAGCAAATGTAGCCCTgacaatttcaatttttttgggtGTGAGTGTCTGCCAGGGTATGAACCGAAGTCTGTCAATGATTGGAAGATGAGAAATGGTTCGGACGGGTGTGTGAGTAAACGAGTTGCGGTATCAAAGTGTAGGAACGGAGAAGGGTTCATGAAAGTGGCACAAGTTAAAGATCCAGACACAACGAAAGCAGCACGGCTGGAAAAAGGTATTAGTGTCAAAGAGTGTAAGCAGGTGTGCTTAAGCAATTGTTCTTGCACTGCATATATGGTCATAGAATCTGAAGGGCCCAGTGATTGCTTGACATGGTATGGTGAGTTGCTGGACATTTTAGTGCACACACAGGGAGGGCGAGATCTACATGTACGTGTGGACAAAATCGAATTAG CTGAAAATTCCAGAAACTCGAAAGGTTTTCTTAGAAGGAGGGGTATGCTGGCTGTTCTGATGTTGTCTGTTCTTCTAGCATTGGTACTGATGGTTGCGTTGACCTGTTGGAGGATTAGGAAACAGAGGAAGACAAAAG TTGAGATCGAAGAAACTAGGAGACATCCCGAATGGCAATTTTTCCATCTGAGAACGATAATTGCAGCTACAAACAACTTCTCTCCAGTCCAAAAACTTGGCCAAGGTGGTTTTGGCACTGTTTATAAG GGTGTGTTACGAAATAATCAGAATATTGCTGTAAAAAGATTATCCAGAACTTCAGGACAAGGAGTTGAAGAATTCAAAAATGAAGTTGCGCTGATAGCGAGATTTCAACACAGGAATCTTGTGAAACTTTTAGGCTGTTGCATAAAGGGAGAAGAAAGGATGTTAGTCCTGGAATACTTGCCGAACAAAAGCTTGGACTACTTTCTTTTCG ATCACACGAAAAAGTCCTTGCTGGATTGGCAAAAGCGATTCGAAATCATCAATGGGGTTGCTCGTGGGGTTTTGTatcttcaccaggattcaagaCTTAGGATTATTCACAGGGATCTAAAAACCAGCAATGTCCTTCTAGACGCTGAGATGAACCCAAAAATATCAGATTTCGGCATGGCAAGAATCTTCCATGGGGACCAACTCCAGGATACGACCAACAAAGTTGTCGGAACATA G
- the LOC103408823 gene encoding G-type lectin S-receptor-like serine/threonine-protein kinase RKS1 isoform X5: MLLKALLVVSLLFPFCTSIDTIEMDQHVKDGDLLVSKENIFALGFFSPRNSSSRYVGIWYAQKDRKAVVWVANRNDPINDTSGVLTIDRYGRLLLYSNNMQNIPVWSTNVTVQTASTSCRAQLLDSGNLVIFRDNKSKNFMWQSFDYPTDTQLPGMKLGVNWNLGIEWVLTSWKSQDDPGTGEYTERLYSNQTATPQFFTFYKGLTPYWRAGTVDPRNFVSNQDEMYFFFKNDSTSIRSVLKDSGSLQILEWSNANREWKELWSAPKYRCDLYGECGANSKCSPDNFNFFGCECLPGYEPKSVNDWKMRNGSDGCVSKRVAVSKCRNGEGFMKVAQVKDPDTTKAARLEKGISVKECKQVCLSNCSCTAYMVIESEGPSDCLTWYGELLDILVHTQGGRDLHVRVDKIELAENSRNSKGFLRRRGMLAVLMLSVLLALVLMVALTCWRIRKQRKTKVEIEETRRHPEWQFFHLRTIIAATNNFSPVQKLGQGGFGTVYKGVLRNNQNIAVKRLSRTSGQGVEEFKNEVALIARFQHRNLVKLLGCCIKGEERMLVLEYLPNKSLDYFLFDHTKKSLLDWQKRFEIINGVARGVLYLHQDSRLRIIHRDLKTSNVLLDAEMNPKISDFGMARIFHGDQLQDTTNKVVGTYGYMSLEYAVFGRFSTKSDIFSFGVILLEIVSGKKNNGFYQADHFVNLIGHVWQLWSEDRALEIVDSSLESYAPDEAMRCIQVGLLCVEEESKNRPSMSAVVFMLSGEASAPSPQQPAFALRKNSCGDAVVPSVSEGSCSINDVTITKFEGR; this comes from the exons ATGTTACTGAAAGCTTTGCTTGTTGTGTCCCTCCTCTTCCCATTTTGCACTTCCATTGACACCATAGAAATGGACCAACATGTAAAGGATGGTGATCTTCTGGTGTCCAAAGAAAACATCTTCGCATTAGGGTTCTTCAGCCCCAGAAACTCCAGCTCCAGGTACGTCGGAATTTGGTATGCTCAAAAAGATCGAAAGGCAGTGGTTTGGGTAGCAAACAGAAACGACCCCATCAACGATACCTCCGGTGTCCTAACTATAGACAGGTATGGGAGACTGCTTCTTTATTCTAACAATATGCAGAACATTCCTGTGTGGTCTACAAATGTGACGGTTCAAACTGCGAGCACTAGTTGCAGGGCTCAGCTTTTAGATTCTGGAAATTTAGTTATTTTCCGGGATAATAAAAGCAAAAACTTTATGTGGCAGAGTTTTGATTATCCTACAGATACTCAACTTCCGGGTATGAAACTAGGCGTGAATTGGAATTTGGGGATAGAATGGGTCTTAACATCTTGGAAGTCACAGGATGACCCTGGAACTGGGGAATACACCGAAAGGCTCTATTCCAATCAGACCGCCACCCCCcagttttttactttttataaaGGTTTGACTCCGTATTGGCGAGCTGGTACAGTGGACCCGCGTAATTTTGTCAGTAATCAGGACGAAAtgtatttcttttttaaaaacgATAGCACTTCAATAAGGTCGGTGTTGAAGGATTCTGGGTCACTGCAAATCCTCGAGTGGAGCAATGCGAATAGAGAATGGAAGGAACTATGGTCTGCGCCAAAATATCGGTGTGACCTGTATGGAGAGTGCGGTGCCAACAGCAAATGTAGCCCTgacaatttcaatttttttgggtGTGAGTGTCTGCCAGGGTATGAACCGAAGTCTGTCAATGATTGGAAGATGAGAAATGGTTCGGACGGGTGTGTGAGTAAACGAGTTGCGGTATCAAAGTGTAGGAACGGAGAAGGGTTCATGAAAGTGGCACAAGTTAAAGATCCAGACACAACGAAAGCAGCACGGCTGGAAAAAGGTATTAGTGTCAAAGAGTGTAAGCAGGTGTGCTTAAGCAATTGTTCTTGCACTGCATATATGGTCATAGAATCTGAAGGGCCCAGTGATTGCTTGACATGGTATGGTGAGTTGCTGGACATTTTAGTGCACACACAGGGAGGGCGAGATCTACATGTACGTGTGGACAAAATCGAATTAG CTGAAAATTCCAGAAACTCGAAAGGTTTTCTTAGAAGGAGGGGTATGCTGGCTGTTCTGATGTTGTCTGTTCTTCTAGCATTGGTACTGATGGTTGCGTTGACCTGTTGGAGGATTAGGAAACAGAGGAAGACAAAAG TTGAGATCGAAGAAACTAGGAGACATCCCGAATGGCAATTTTTCCATCTGAGAACGATAATTGCAGCTACAAACAACTTCTCTCCAGTCCAAAAACTTGGCCAAGGTGGTTTTGGCACTGTTTATAAG GGTGTGTTACGAAATAATCAGAATATTGCTGTAAAAAGATTATCCAGAACTTCAGGACAAGGAGTTGAAGAATTCAAAAATGAAGTTGCGCTGATAGCGAGATTTCAACACAGGAATCTTGTGAAACTTTTAGGCTGTTGCATAAAGGGAGAAGAAAGGATGTTAGTCCTGGAATACTTGCCGAACAAAAGCTTGGACTACTTTCTTTTCG ATCACACGAAAAAGTCCTTGCTGGATTGGCAAAAGCGATTCGAAATCATCAATGGGGTTGCTCGTGGGGTTTTGTatcttcaccaggattcaagaCTTAGGATTATTCACAGGGATCTAAAAACCAGCAATGTCCTTCTAGACGCTGAGATGAACCCAAAAATATCAGATTTCGGCATGGCAAGAATCTTCCATGGGGACCAACTCCAGGATACGACCAACAAAGTTGTCGGAACATA TGGCTATATGTCACTGGAGTATGCAGTATTTGGGAGATTTTCAACCAAATCGGACATTTTTAGTTTTGGGGTCATATTATTGGAGATTGTAAGTGGCAAGAAAAACAACGGTTTCTATCAAGCGGATCATTTCGTAAACTTAATAGGACAT GTTTGGCAGTTGTGGAGTGAAGACAGAGCCTTAGAAATTGTGGATTCGTCATTGGAGTCATACGCGCCCGACGAAGCCATGAGATGCATTCAGGTCGGGCTCTTGTGTGTCGAAGAAGAGTCGAAGAACAGACCATCCATGTCAGCTGTTGTTTTTATGTTGAGCGGCGAAGCATCTGCTCCATCTCCTCAGCAGCCTGCATTTGCCTTGAGAAAAAATTCATGCGGCGATGCTGTTGTTCCGTCAGTTTCCGAAGGATCGTGTTCTATCAACGATGTGACAATAACTAAATTCGAAGGTCGATAA